In Spirosoma pollinicola, the genomic window GACCCTTGTCAAAATTCCCTTTTAACCGACTTACACCCGCCAGCCAGGCATAGGTGTAATGAAGCCTGGTATACTTGATCGCTTTGTAGCGTTTCAGTACATCCAGCAGCTCGCTTTCGGCCAATTCCAGCTCGCCCAGGTCGGCATGAAGGCCGGCGATCTCTTCGTATAACTTGATTTCTCTTTCCGGCTTGTCAAGCGCCTTGTAAAGCGCGGCTGCCTGGCGATACCCGGATACGGCTTCGGGATAATTTCGGGTGATATACCGCTGAGCGACGGCGAATCGGTACCGGGCGTCGGCTTCTGTTTCTGCATCACCCGTCCGCTTGCAATCATCAACCAGTTTGACGAAAAGATACTGCGCAAGCTGGCGATCTCCCCGCTCCATATAAGCGATCACCAGCAAACTTTCAGCCCGGTGTTTTTCGGTCGACACATGCAGCTTGGTACTTAACGCTTCTGCCTGTTTCAAATAACCGATTGCGCTGTCCAGATCAACGGTAACCTCGCCCGCTTTATAGACATGAAACTTGCCTAATTCGATCAGGGCACCAAGCTGGGCGGTATCTGCCTGACCAGGCTGTACCTTGATCAACAACTGGTTGACCATTTTTCGGGTAATATTCTGACCCGCAGCAGGTAAGCTAATTAAAAACTGACAGGTAATTCCGAGTAGACATAGACAGATTACGCTTGATAGACGCCTGTCAGCCAGTGTATGCGTTCGCCGGAAAAGGGATACCCAATTAGTCATTTGACGAAGTTGGTGACTGCATGGAAAGTACCTTTCTGATACCCAGTTTTTCCATGCGATATTCGAGTGTTGTTGGTTTCAGGTTCAATAATTCAGCCGCCCCGCCAGTCCCCCGGATACGGCCATTTGTCTGTTTAAGGACCGCCAGGATATATTCCCGTTCGGTTTCCTGCTGAATCTGTTTAACATCCCCCATATCTCTGGGCTTTGCCGAAGCCGGTTGCCCGTACCGGTTAAAACCAGCATCTGGTTGACTCATGGGGCCGGGCGTTGTCATGGCAAAAAAGTTGTTCTCCAAGGGTCGACCCAGCCTGAGTGGCGATTGACCGTCGTTGATGATGACGGCCTGCTCAATGACGTTTTCCAGTTCCCGAATGTTACCCGGCCAGGTGTAATTGATCAGTTCACTGAGTACCGTTTCACTGATTCCCCGAAACGGTTTACCAAGTTTCCGGGCCGCTTTCCGGGCGAAAAACTGGGCCAGCAGCGGTATGTCGCCCGGTCGTTCCCGTAGGGAGGGTAGGAGGATGGGAAACGTAGCCAGTCGATAATACAGGTCCATCCGGAAGCGTCCCTCGGCGACTTCTTTTTCCAGATGCCGGTTGGTGGCAGCCATGATGCGCACGTCGGTTTTGATGGGCGTTTTGCCCCCAATTCGTTCGATCTCTTTCTCCTGTAGTACGCGCAGTAATTTAGCCTGTAATTCGAGCGGCATTTCCCCGATCTCATCCAAAAAAATGGTACCCCCATGTGCTAACTCAAACTTGCCGATCCGCTTTTCGAAGGCACCCGTGAACGACCCTTTTTCGTGTCCAAACAGTTCCGATTCAATGAGTGCAGCCGGTAGCGTGGCACAGTTGATCTTTACCAGAATTTTGCCTTTGCGTGCTGACAGGTTATGGACCGCCCGCGCGATGAGTTCTTTTCCGGTCCCGCTTTCGCCAAGTATAAGTACCGTCGTGTCGGTTGTAGCTACCTGAGTAACCTGCTCAAAAACCCGTAACAGGCGCGGACTTCGGCCAATGATTTCTTCGAAATTCGCTAATGTTTTTACCTCTTCCTGAAGGTAGTTATTCTCCCGTTTCAGCTGTTCGCTGAGCCGGGCAACCTCATCGAAGGCAAGTGCCCGCTCCAGCATCAATACAATGGGCTGTTCCAATCGCTCCAGTAAACTCAGGTGCCGGGAAAGGTACGAATCGCCTTTACGACTCAGGAAGGTAATGCAGAACGTATCAACGGGTCCTACGCCAAGAGGCATGACCAATGCCGACTCAAGCCGGAATGTTGTCGCGAGCATCTGAACAAACCGATTCTGTTTGCAGAACGTAGCAAAGGTATCTCCATCGTAGCGTTCAAGACCGGTTGGTATCGGACCGGGCTCCAGCTGAAGCAGTTGATCGACGGTTGTGCTGGTCATCTGCTGGATATCCACCAGACTAATGGTTTGATACTCCTCAAAGCCAACCCGATAGTAATTAAACCGATGAACGTCGTTGCCTTTTCGATGTTGAATCGACAGGAAATCGAAGGGCACATGCGCCTGAAGAACCATCGCTGCTTTCAGCAGTTTTTGTTCCCAGCTTCCCGAAGCCGACAGCGCATCCGTTAAGGCAATTTGAAGTGCCTTTTCTTCACGGAGCTTCATTTCAACACTGTGCGCATAGCGGTACCGGCTGATTTCCAGCACCGTAAGGAGATCTTGTTCCCGGAAAGGTTTGACAATGTACCCAATGGGCTGAGTCGCCTTTACGGCTTCCAATACGCTTCTGTTGTCGTTGGCAGATATATAAATAAAGGGAATACCCATACCTTCCAGCTGCTTGGCCAGATCAATGCCGGTTTCTTTGCCCTTCAGGTAAATATCGAGTAAAACGATATCCGGTTTTTGTTGATCCATAAGCATGAGCGCTTCGGTCATGGAGTCGGCAATACCAATAACCGGGTAGCCTGCTTCCTGCAGGATGAGTTCCAGGTCATTGGCGATAATGTATTCATCTTCAACAATTAAAATCTTACAGGATGATGTTGAGGAAAGAGGAGGATTGACTGGTGGTTGCATTGCCCGAACGAGTTAAAGGATGTCATGCATAAACCGCGTTTTTAGCTGTCCACAAGAATTGTTCCCATTAAGGCTCCTGTTGGTATAGAGATGTTAAAACCTCGGTGAATCAGCTTTTTAGGTGCGTATTGGAAGTGGATAAGTAATTAGTTACGCAAGAATCGAGTAAAATTTAGCAATAACTCCCCATTTCATCGATACGATTCCTGTATTTAACTACACGTTCCCTACAGAAAATACAGAGAGCTCCAGTTTTTTTGGAGAAGTCCAATTATATATAATCCACTGGTTGACTACTATAAATTTGATAGGGTTTACTAGCGCTTGAAAATGAGGAATTTGCCCGTAAAAATAAGTCCAGATGCTTATTTTATACCTACCCTGAAGGCTGGCATCCACATTGATATAGCGTATGGTCAGGTAGCTTATCTTTCACTAGTATGTCCACTTCCAGAAGTATCATCGATGTCGTTTATGGGGTATTTGCTGACAACAATATAAGCCGGATATTGCCCGTACTGGATGAGAAAATTGTATTTCGTATTTCTGCATACGGGCCTGCCGATGGAGAATATCATGGTAGAAGCGGCTTTCTGACGATGATGTCGAGTATATACAAACGCTGTGAGAACCTCAGCGTGAACTCCCTGGTCTATTTTATGCCGGATAGCGATCAGCCACAGGACGTCCTTATCACAACCGGAGTTTTTGCCGGTAAACTTCTTATCGACAACGAACCCGCCGTTTTTCCCTTCCTCCACTATTGGCAGGTGAAAAATGATAAAGTAGTTGAACTAAGAGCGTTCAACTGGGATTCTGCCAGCCTCTTCGACCGGTTGCAACAGAACAATAAAGAGCCTGATCACCTCGCTAACAGGCATCATTCCGGTAATGGAAACAGCCCTCAATCGTGAACCTAGCGTATACTGAAAACAAGCATGCATCCACTTGAAACGGTTCTTCTACTGCTGATATTCGTAATTGGGCTGGCGCTGCTGGCCCGACGGCTTAACCTGGTTTTCCCCATTTTACTAACGGTTGGGGGTTTGATTATTGGCTTTATTCCCGGCTTGCCAAACGTAACCCTGGATTCGTCGGTTGTGCTGCTGGTTTTTTTGCCACCTATCCTTTACAGCGCGGCCTGGTATACAAATTGGGGCAATTTTCTCCGAAATCTGGAGCCGATTCTTGTGCTCGCTCTTGGATTGGTGCTGGCCACCAGCCTTGGTATAGCCTATGTCGCTCACACATTTATTCCAGGTTTTACGCTGGCTACAGGCTTACTGCTGGGGGCTATCGTTTCGCCATCCGATGCCGTAGCCGCTACGGCGATCATGAAAACCTTGGCGGTACCCCGAAGACTTGTGGCTATTCTGGAAGGCGAAAGTCTGGTTAACGATGCCACTGCCCTGGTGATCTTTCAGCTTGCCCTGGCCACGATGAGTACGGGGAGCTTTTCCCTGACCGACTCCTTGTTGGATTTCATTCGGTTAGCCGGGGGCGGGATTGGGGTAGGGCTAGCCATTGGCTACAGTTCATTCTGGATGCATAAATATGGTAATCTGGAACCCGCTCTGGAAACGGTATTGACATTTGTGACGGCTTATTCGGCTTACATAGCGGCCGAACATCTTCATTTTAGCGGGGTACTCAGTGTAGTTGCGGCCGGATTATTATTAGGCCACAAGCAATCGAGGGTACACAGCCCGACCACCCGGATGCAGGCAATCGCTGTCTGGGATTTTGTGATTGTGCTGCTGAATGGGCTGATCTTTATTTTGATTGGGTTGCAGTTGCCGCATGTTGCGGCCTCGATCAACGGGCAGTCGCTGGAGCAGCTCGTTTGGTTTGGCCTACTCATTAGTTTGACGGCTGTGGCGATTCGCTTTCTGGGTATCTTTTTGGCCGACACGGTTTCTACGCAGGTGCGAAAGATGTTTCACCGTCCGCCCGTGTTTCCGTCCTACAAACACACAACGTTGTTAGCCTATATCAGCATGCGGGGCATTGTATCGCTGGCGGCTGCCTTATCGATTCCTGAACGGCTACCGAATGGCCTGCCATGTCCGGGCCGAAACCTGATCCTGTTCATTACGTTTTGTGTGATACTGTTTACGCTGGTAGGCCAGGGGAGTCTGCTTCCTGTTGTTATCAGGGCTTTACAGTTTGGGCAGCAACCCACCGATTTCCTGTCCCGTCGGGAAGTCTGGCAACGGCTTTCGCGTCGGGCCCTGGCGGGTGTCCACCGCGTGGTCGATAAGGAAGGTCTTACCGGCGACACGGTCCAGGGAATCATTGATCGGCATCAGGAACGTGTTGACGAGCTTGACCGGGGAAATCCGGAAAAAACGGAAT contains:
- a CDS encoding nuclear transport factor 2 family protein, whose protein sequence is MSTSRSIIDVVYGVFADNNISRILPVLDEKIVFRISAYGPADGEYHGRSGFLTMMSSIYKRCENLSVNSLVYFMPDSDQPQDVLITTGVFAGKLLIDNEPAVFPFLHYWQVKNDKVVELRAFNWDSASLFDRLQQNNKEPDHLANRHHSGNGNSPQS
- a CDS encoding sigma 54-interacting transcriptional regulator, yielding MQPPVNPPLSSTSSCKILIVEDEYIIANDLELILQEAGYPVIGIADSMTEALMLMDQQKPDIVLLDIYLKGKETGIDLAKQLEGMGIPFIYISANDNRSVLEAVKATQPIGYIVKPFREQDLLTVLEISRYRYAHSVEMKLREEKALQIALTDALSASGSWEQKLLKAAMVLQAHVPFDFLSIQHRKGNDVHRFNYYRVGFEEYQTISLVDIQQMTSTTVDQLLQLEPGPIPTGLERYDGDTFATFCKQNRFVQMLATTFRLESALVMPLGVGPVDTFCITFLSRKGDSYLSRHLSLLERLEQPIVLMLERALAFDEVARLSEQLKRENNYLQEEVKTLANFEEIIGRSPRLLRVFEQVTQVATTDTTVLILGESGTGKELIARAVHNLSARKGKILVKINCATLPAALIESELFGHEKGSFTGAFEKRIGKFELAHGGTIFLDEIGEMPLELQAKLLRVLQEKEIERIGGKTPIKTDVRIMAATNRHLEKEVAEGRFRMDLYYRLATFPILLPSLRERPGDIPLLAQFFARKAARKLGKPFRGISETVLSELINYTWPGNIRELENVIEQAVIINDGQSPLRLGRPLENNFFAMTTPGPMSQPDAGFNRYGQPASAKPRDMGDVKQIQQETEREYILAVLKQTNGRIRGTGGAAELLNLKPTTLEYRMEKLGIRKVLSMQSPTSSND
- a CDS encoding Na+/H+ antiporter — translated: MHPLETVLLLLIFVIGLALLARRLNLVFPILLTVGGLIIGFIPGLPNVTLDSSVVLLVFLPPILYSAAWYTNWGNFLRNLEPILVLALGLVLATSLGIAYVAHTFIPGFTLATGLLLGAIVSPSDAVAATAIMKTLAVPRRLVAILEGESLVNDATALVIFQLALATMSTGSFSLTDSLLDFIRLAGGGIGVGLAIGYSSFWMHKYGNLEPALETVLTFVTAYSAYIAAEHLHFSGVLSVVAAGLLLGHKQSRVHSPTTRMQAIAVWDFVIVLLNGLIFILIGLQLPHVAASINGQSLEQLVWFGLLISLTAVAIRFLGIFLADTVSTQVRKMFHRPPVFPSYKHTTLLAYISMRGIVSLAAALSIPERLPNGLPCPGRNLILFITFCVILFTLVGQGSLLPVVIRALQFGQQPTDFLSRREVWQRLSRRALAGVHRVVDKEGLTGDTVQGIIDRHQERVDELDRGNPEKTECQHQLSRKLTLSSIQAQRAELLTLRDSQLVDVELFHELENELDREEIQLQNVDV